The Pseudocalidococcus azoricus BACA0444 genome segment CATTTGTACTTCGTGGGGAACGGTTCGCCAGCGTTCAATTTCGCCCGGATATTCGGCTTCTACTTCTGGTTCAAGTTTTCCTTCCCAGGCCCCGTGGCTAATTTCGGCCAGTTCTGGTTCTAGGCCCAATTCAATCTGGGGATGAAACTGCAAAATCGCTTCGGCCGTGGCTTTGGGACGTAGGAGCGGGCTGGTAATCGCAAACTGCAACGGGACATTTTCGAGAAATTTGGCAACTTTGGCTCCTTGTTCTCGGCCGGTGGCATTGAGCGGCACATCAATTTGACCTTGAAACTTACCCTGACGATTCCAATCGGTTTCCCCGTGGCGCACCAGCAACAGGCGTAAGGTTTTTTCTTTAAAGCGCGGGGTGGGAAAAGGATCGCCGAGATGACTGGTGAGATTAAACCCTTCCAGTTGTGCCGGTTCCCCCCAGTCCCCCGGAAAATTCAAGACGTTAATGGCACAGTTGGCCTGTTGCAGTCGGATATAGCCTTCCAAGCCCATGCCCAAGGCGGTACAAATCAAGGCCCGGTTAATCCCACTGTGACCCACCAATAAAATTGTTTGATCCTGATGCTTGTCTAAGATAAATTGCCAAAAAGCCTGGGCCTGGACAAATAAATCTCGCAATGGATAGACCGTTTTAGTGCCCTCGGGGGTTTCATAGTCCATCCGTAAATCTTGGGGGCTGCTGTGCCAATGCTGGTAGGCTTCCGGGTATTTTTCCTTGACTTCCTCGAACTTCAGCGTTTCCCAGGCCGGCAAGAAAATTTCTTTGAGTAGGTCTGTTTTTTCCGGCGGACTAACTTGTAATTGATAGGAGATTTCCAGAGCGGTTTCATAGGCGCGGCGTAGGGGACTGCTATAGAACTGGTCAAAATTAATTCCCTTCAGGGCCTGGCCGACTTGTTTGGCTCCAGCAATCCCTTTTCCCGTCAAAGTCGAGGCATCCCCGTGCCCCTGCACCCGGCCCTGCACATTAAATGTACTTTCCCCATGCCGGACAATTACTACTTTGGTCGCCAAGCCACTAACCTCCCCGAAGGACAGCCCCCAGGCCATGATTTAATCCCCCGCAATTTTACCCTGATTCCTTAAACTTGGAGCACAACCGTACCACCCCCTGAATCCTCATCTATGGTTGCAATAGGCTGTCTAGTTCGGGCCTAAATTCGTAGGGTCAGGACTCGTGAATCAGTTTGCAATCCGCACGCCCCAGTTTTGTTACTTTTCTTAGGATTTGTTAGATTAAAATTATAAATCTTTAGGATTCTTAATACTTATGAATATTTCGCAACAGTTAGGACGGTGGTCAGTCGCGCTCCTGCAAACTCGGTTTACCCCTAGCTATGGCTCTCAAGCGGGTTGGACTATTTTACGGATCGTGGCGGGCCTGGTGATGATCCACAATGGCCTGGATAAATTGGCTGATATTGAGAGCTTTTCGGCGGCCTATGTAGAAGTGATCGGCTTACCGTTCCCAATTTTCTTTAGCTATGTGGCAGCCTTGACGGAATTGCTTGCGGCCCCATTGTTAGCCCTCGGATTTTTAGCCCGACCAGCGGCCCTGGGATTATTCAGTACGATGCTGGTGGCCATGTATCACCATGTTTTAGTTGCAGGGTTCAGTATTCCCTACTTGGAACTGTCCATGCTCTACGCGGCGGTCTTCCTTTTCTTCCTGCTCAATGGGGCCGGTTTGTTTTCTGTTGACGCGTTTTTGGCTGGGAAGTTCAGTAGCTTTATGGCTGGACAATCTCAGGATGTTCCTCAGGCCGAACCAGTTG includes the following:
- a CDS encoding DoxX family protein — its product is MNISQQLGRWSVALLQTRFTPSYGSQAGWTILRIVAGLVMIHNGLDKLADIESFSAAYVEVIGLPFPIFFSYVAALTELLAAPLLALGFLARPAALGLFSTMLVAMYHHVLVAGFSIPYLELSMLYAAVFLFFLLNGAGLFSVDAFLAGKFSSFMAGQSQDVPQAEPVALAEQSRTI
- a CDS encoding histidine phosphatase family protein; this encodes MATKVVIVRHGESTFNVQGRVQGHGDASTLTGKGIAGAKQVGQALKGINFDQFYSSPLRRAYETALEISYQLQVSPPEKTDLLKEIFLPAWETLKFEEVKEKYPEAYQHWHSSPQDLRMDYETPEGTKTVYPLRDLFVQAQAFWQFILDKHQDQTILLVGHSGINRALICTALGMGLEGYIRLQQANCAINVLNFPGDWGEPAQLEGFNLTSHLGDPFPTPRFKEKTLRLLLVRHGETDWNRQGKFQGQIDVPLNATGREQGAKVAKFLENVPLQFAITSPLLRPKATAEAILQFHPQIELGLEPELAEISHGAWEGKLEPEVEAEYPGEIERWRTVPHEVQMPAGENLQQVWDRAIQAWDQIIETAKNNPNYTKPIVGLVVAHDAINKVILCHVAGLGPEEFWQFKQGNGAVSVIDYPLDGGTPRLQAMNITTHLGGVLDRTAAGAL